CTTCAATCAAAATTGTCGAGTGTCCAGAACCGGAGTACTTTTCTACAAGAGCAGAAGAAGATATAGAATCAGGAAACGAAGCTCCAGTCGAACAAACTTTTTCGCAATGTGACAATTGTGCTGCGTTTCTTGGGGAACTTAACCAGGTGAAAGACAATTTGAAATATCTTTCACTTTTGCCTGCGATTGATGTAAAGTTGGACAGACTGTTGGAAGAGCAAGAAAATCCAAAAGGGGGTATAAAGAGGAAGAATACAccaaaaatagatatttttccAATTGGAGATGAATCAGTTCTGGAGGATTTTGAGGCGCACCTTGCAAATAAGACTTACAGGGAGCAATTTATTCATCAGATGTCATCCTTTGGAGGTACATCAGGCAATCGTGATGGTAATAAAATTGCATTCCGACtcattgatgaaattttcacaaGGGATTTATTAACTAACTACTCATGGACAGGCAGTAAGACCAAATATGATAAGAAACAATTTTCTAGCTATACTCACTTTATTGAAGCATTTTACGATATAGTCAAGCTTGCTGATGAAAGATACTCCACCAtcgaaaatgagaaatttttcaaagaaaagatCCTCAAACATAGTTTGGCTAGATCAAAGcagaagaaaaagtaaaatattcagAAGTTTCGACAAACGCTGATTAAAAGGTAAAGGAAACAATAATGTATGAAGttataagattttatttttgttcgGGATATTAAAGCTAATCAGTAAGAGTATGAAgtagtggaaaaaaaattatttcgtttgAAGTATGAATTGAAAAAAGTTTGCATTTCAAATCCTGAATTCTGTACAAACTTTGTCTTTCACCAGTAACAAATTTAgtggaataaatatttaaatgagatGATCTTATTGGTTCTTCAAAGTAATCCCCACATTTTTTAATCTCTGTGCcataaatatttatctctcCATTGAGCTTAGTTGCATTAATCATTTGAACAATTTTGTTGCCCTTTGTTAAAaaccatttgttttttaaatcgtttttcaaaaacaaatcaTGAGTAATCAGGACGCAATTGAATGATCCACTACAATCTGGAAGATCGTGATCCTGAGATATTTTTCCTCTCAAAATTGGATAGGTGAGTTCTGGTACGCTTTCATTTTGTCGTCgagatttttcaataattctcttTGCTGCTTGTGTGAGTGGTTTGTGTCCACCCCTTACCATTTGAGTAATTTGATGGAGGTAGCTCTCGAAAGGATAGGATGATATTTTATCCAAAGAGCCGTGATATCTCACATCATCTACAAGATGAGTGAGGCCATGTAAGTTGCTTCCAATTGCATCTATTCCATAGACATTTATATAAGTCTCAATGAATTCGACGAATAGAACTTCAGCAACATTAAgcaaatttttgtaataatctGATGAACAGATGGTTACTGCACAAAACAGCAACATAAAGTTGAAATATGCATCGTCTGGCAAAAGGTTTCTCAAAATCACTGGACCCAAATATAGAATAAATGTACGGAACTCTGTTCCTTTCCAATTTTTGAGATGTGAGAGAGGCCTAGCGCGTCTATGAATTTCTGATGGCATCGTGGAATTGACTTCCTTTAAAAAGGCAGACATTGCTTGAATGTCTCTGCCGCAAAATTTTGTGCTGTAATTCTTATTCGTGATAACCCAggtaagcaacattttcttCATTACACCTAAATCAATTAGATGAAGTGAATCAGCTATAGGGAAATCACGCACCATATCGATTTTGAGGCGTTCAAATTCTGATATTTCCCTGTGATGGAACTCATCTCTTCTTCCACGAAAACTTTCATCTGTTCTCTTTCGGGCATTCGATCTTACAAAAGACATATGTCTCTCTTGTTTGTAGTAAGTACCCTCAATCTCACATTTACCACAGCCATGTGAATGATTGAAATAAACCGTCcctggaaataaaaaaaagttttaaaatagtgGAATAAATCAATatcaacaaaaatcaattgatatttAAATAGGCCAAACCAGGATAAATAGCACACGTAGGAATATgacttttttgatttttatactaGATGTAAGTCTTTAGAAGGCAATTGTTCTATGTGAAGTAAGTTTGTCAACATATTTTAAGTAgttcaagaaaatattatgtataattttcattgataatgtaatataaaaatagaataattgattaaaattactacagcataatataatattttattaatgtaTTATCAAAgaatttgacagtttttttcaaagagattTTGAAAACGATTGAAAACGTTTGATTTTTGTACAAACAGATACTTCGCTGTGTAAAACCTATACTTAGCGATAAAATATGTAGCATTTTTCTAAAAAGTTctaaatattttgttgaaaaatattcaaattgctACTTCCGAATGTGTACCAGACAGTTTCTCTAGTTCGCCCTAAGTAGAACGAATAAAACAATAATACCATGCACAAAAAcattaatttagaaatgttaCCTTTAATAAATGCTCTTGCAGGTGAATCGCAGATGACACATTTTATTTTGATGGAAAGTGTGTGGTTGTTAACTACTAATCCATTGGCCATAAGTTCTTCCAGCTCATCAACAAATTGTTTGAGGAATACAGAACAGTTGTCTGGCTTTTTCTCTCCACAATAAATAGCAACAACTTCTGGTGAAAATTCCGGCTTCTCTTCAATCATGTACAAAATTGGCCAAAAATCTACTTTGGAGCTACGATATATTTGTACACCGTCCACGTGAATTTTGAGGGAAATCTGTGTGTCTTCCCTGATGTCACAGAATTGCTTCTTCAAGTTTATCGCCAGTCCATTGTACCAAAATTCACCATCTGATCCCATAGAAGTGATGTCTACGTGTTGTGGTGATTTCAGCAGAGTTCTACTATTTTTCGGAAGATACTCCAAGCATTTATGAGTCCTCAACAAATTTAAAAGATGATCGACTGAAGCACGAGTCTCATTGTGCTCAATTGCCCAATCAGTTAGTCCCTTTTTAAAACAGGATTCCTCGTCTTCCGGTGATACTCTACGGACTTCATCAATCTGATTCACTTCTGAGGAATTACAGTGGTCTGAAATGGATTGAAGTAACAGTGAAATTCGTTCTCAAGAATATAATTAGTACGGACCTATATTGCTTCGACTAATTGAAGAAGACATTGCGCAAATTTCCTCTTTCGAGCTGAATCCAGAAGTCTCAGTGTGATTTTCAGAAAGTTTCTTTAACTTTCTATAATATGTTGAAGAGTATTTGAACGGTCTTTTACTCATTTtcagaaggtttttttttgtgttttgccACGAAATGTCAATTTCACTGTTTGTACactaaaattactcaaaataacCGTTGTGTGACACCGACGTAGTCGGAGTCACATTACTCGTATTAAAGTTTCTGTGTTGACGACATTCTAACGCGTTAAATAACAGTAAGGCAAAGGACGTTCATTTTGAGTATTTTCGATTACTTTTTAatgagtaatatttttcatataaatcaGACGAAAATATTACGCACATTTAGTGACTCCAGTTCCAAGTACTTTTTTGACCACTTATTGTCCTCCAGAAGCGCGTCAcatttgagtcagagtaatctTTTGCCCATTGGGGACCAGGATTATTTAATCTTTTTCAgcattttctcataaaattgagcttttttcaaagaaaaaatagttgtttttttattaatttcttgcgGGTGACATAAAATTGTAGAAATGTGAGCTGCATATTTGTTTTTCCAACAATAAATAAACTTCTGCAACAAACCACGTATTTACTTAGAAGTTATCTCCGTCATGTCATCAGAAATCATGTACTCGGTACTTTCATAATTTGAGTCCGTGCCAGcagaaaaatgttgaattttttaatgaacttgTACAATTGCACTGAAGCACACAAAAATTGTGCATCACATAAAAGTTCTCCTGCATTTTCCATTATATAACAATGAGTTCCTTACACGGGCAAAACTCTTGAATAAATAGAACTAGGGCTAAGAATGAGTTGGCTTAAAATGTACAAACTGCATGTACACTGTGAGTAATTATTCTCTCCTTTTTAACCCTGGAAAACTCTATTCTTTCTCTTGGCTTTTGCCTATATGAGCATTGCCCACCCTACCCCATACTTGTGTCCAAGCCTCGAAAATGTTTTTATCATTTGGATAGTTTCTGGGTGGAAAATGACTTGGCGCGGGTGTTTGGAAGGTGAATCGAGGGGGTTGTTTAGGGAGCTTTATAGGGATATTTATAGTCCCAGAGGAGGATGAAGCTTTCACTACATACACAAGGAAATATATGGTGGATATTGTACAGTATAATGAGCTGCAAGTAGGTCAACTAAATGTGTTAGGAGCAGAGTTATTATTTCGCCCGGTGTGACCCCCATCTCCTGCTGTGCTCGCCTTGAACGTGATACCTGCTTTTGTCCACTGAAGCCTTCAACATTCCCTGTAAAAATATTCTATGTCGATCAAAATGAATGGGACATTTTTAGTATGAGATGTGGTATCATTCGTATCACTTTCAGATAAGTTTATtggaattactttgaaaaatccaTTAGCAACTTCTCATTTTGAAACTGGAATCTATCTGATGAGGCATTTTGGTCATGTGCTCGGTTTTCGTTTGAATTGAAATACGACAGCCTTgaatatatttcaattttagttGGTTTGACATACTGAATttctaataggggaaagtgtcaatactttgcacggtcccaagcttcataatgactactttcttcatatattttttgaataaatgtgactcatcgctcctatattttaaaaactaggggaaatttcacttttttaaaaataggaaaattcgaTCTGTTCATTTATTCCTAATCGGTCGCTATTGCATGGTTTTATTTTATCATAGTTGCACATGAAGAATACCTTTTGGCTATCATCATGTAAGTATTCCCGTGGCGTGCGTTTCATTTCATAATTCATTTCCATGGCCAAAAGTTGGTCGTCCACCAATTTTGTCCAATGTGCCTTTCGCCAGAAAGCCTATAGTCACTCGCACAGCCACACAAATGCTCCCAAACCGAGTGAATGAATTGCAATATTTAGTGCCATTCGTCATTCATTCCAAAAACATGACTAGGCATATGCAATTTTGGGGTATTGTACAGCAACTCACATATTGCATTTGCAATAAAACGTTTCACCCTACAGTGTATCATATTTTAACATAggttttttttgccatttattCAAATAAGTGAACTTCTGTAGAAtcgatatagaaaaaaaatgtaaggggTTTATCAGATGAGCAAATAACGTGATCTGAAAATTTGTAGGTGGGACAACAGATTTACTGCTTTCTGGAAGTAGTTTATTTTTCACGTATTTAAGTTAAATTGTTTATCATTTGTGAtaaacacaaaattaaaaaaagtgcgaaaaacagtatttttaaaatagagctataACCTTTACTTTCCTGATCTATCACTGATTGTGACTGATGCAGTTGggttcaagacctttcaagacctttcaaaaaagttcaaatttaagcaaatccgttgaaaattagaccCTGCAGGGTGgctaaactttgaccttgaataattcaatttaatttttccagtGATAagtgtcaaaggacgaaatgttcagctggactatctgcaaaatcggtggcagccaaaatcccgatagccaaaatctcgaaagtcagaaatcccgaacgccaaaatccggaaaaggccaaaatcctgaaagccaaaatctcgatttccaaaatccgaaaaaattatatggaggaaaatgtttagaataatttcccaagacaccgaagagtttcctttgcctccagcagcaCTCGCatgcaatcatgggagtagttatgacactttcaagaattcgagattttggctttcgggattttggcttttgggattttggcgttcaaggttttggctttcgggattttgatcgggagccctccaaaacatatccaaaaatgaacgaagtCGCCAGGatcaatttttttgcaaagtcaaaaaacatgtttttggaggggttagaaGAGGTgaggggtaatttgggtaagttagttcgatagaggatcttgacttgtggggggtcactgaagaccggaagtcaatatctcttaccgtttggcagccagaatggagagaagttgaaaaaaaaacacgattgtgaAAACTGTTTTCTCGTGGTGTTCCAGCAGTTAAAAATATAACCATATAAATTGCTTAAATATTGTACAATAATAAGAACTCGTACAATTGTTGGTGGTGGTGCAAAGTATAGTGAATTTACAAACTTTCAtatcagaaaaaaagaaaatttttgaattacaaaatttcaaaatttttagagTTTATAATTTTGAATGTTGGCCATGCATATCAttaggatttaaaaaatatctgagaataaaaatgtaattaaaagaaTCACTTTTGCGATATTAACAGTTTTGACAGGAGGTGAATAAGCGTGGCCAGCGAGTAAACTGTGAGTGCCAGATAAGTAGATCGAGTCGATCTGTCCCCAAGATCGTGCTGATCGACACCCAAAGTGAACCGTAAGTGGCAGACTTATTTAGCCTTTGTTTTTTGACAGATTCACACGGAATTTTCATCGAAATCACCTAAAAAACATCGAAATTATTGTACAGCCAACGAGTTCTCGTTTATACTGTGTGGATCTCAAGCCAGGgtacaatagaaaaaaattgcaaaatatcgTCTTAAAAGTCTCGACATCaacaaaaacataataaaattttatcaaaattaaaaatagaaatttcgaGATAtttgatatcgaattttctaAAACTGATttgtcagcatatttttgctgattgactctgcaaaaatattctgaaaacgTTGCCCTTTTTAGCTGACTGTGATCGCTGGGAGGGCACTATATCTAAATTCAAATAGAGCCGTTGATCCCTATTCTTCATGCCTAAAATCGGTTCTgaatatacagtagaaccccgctataggccatcgctctatagactacaatttatcgaccgttgatttcaaaacactgattttaagttaggttatgttttttagtacgcgacatgcaatgttgtcatattaattattttaatatttttggcaaactttattgagtagttgtgataattgtgatccataatgaagacaccgaggacaagtaccacaatcgcaaagaaagtggaaaccGTCGAGGAATTTTAATActaaagtcgttgataatttcaaaaatgacatggactatagtcagtgcgacccaagtgtcaaatctggaaccaaatattgCCTAGCGAGTCTCTACTGTATCTTTGCCTATACGAACTTGCAGACAGAACAAACGAAACGACTATAATAATCTATTTTAGGCCGATATCATATTCGTGGACTATGCGTGTCAAAATATCTAAATACGAACTTTGGACCCGATTAACATAACTCTAGACTACCTACGTAAAGATAGGTAAATTTGGatttgagcaataaaacatTTAGTAAAACCAGTAAAACAATACTTAAAACTTTGTATTTATAGTGAACTTTGAATGAGATTTATCGATTTGTTACATCTAATcagttttgtaaataaattttagactACAATACGTCCTCAATTGAATTTTCGAGAAGTCCCTGAGACATTGAACTACAAACACTCATTAATTTACCTTTCAAGTACAGAATGGATGCCATAATCTTGGAATCCGATTGATGAACCCCCGCAGGAAATGTTGCAA
The Phlebotomus papatasi isolate M1 unplaced genomic scaffold, Ppap_2.1 HiC_scaffold_313, whole genome shotgun sequence DNA segment above includes these coding regions:
- the LOC129809132 gene encoding uncharacterized protein LOC129809132, translated to MPFVVVKTIEDGIPCVAACPDTWVEGSRLYWPKECVNIDKIRSNDKIKPQKSWMKLKCQVKMRDIASFGEAVRYEKALSTVDTESEAEIVEHRKGKQSTCSVGQGTASQDFNFLVSKTEGCNAVYFSESAEGHYETSLTNETGPDATSIKIVECPEPEYFSTRAEEDIESGNEAPVEQTFSQCDNCAAFLGELNQVKDNLKYLSLLPAIDVKLDRLLEEQENPKGGIKRKNTPKIDIFPIGDESVLEDFEAHLANKTYREQFIHQMSSFGGTSGNRDGNKIAFRLIDEIFTRDLLTNYSWTGSKTKYDKKQFSSYTHFIEAFYDIVKLADERYSTIENEKFFKEKILKHSLARSKQKKK